From Lagenorhynchus albirostris chromosome 10, mLagAlb1.1, whole genome shotgun sequence, the proteins below share one genomic window:
- the USP19 gene encoding ubiquitin carboxyl-terminal hydrolase 19 isoform X1, with the protein MSGGASTTGPRRGPPGLEEATSKKKQKDPANQENKDGDPRRGGSAFTREEPTKDELLLDWRQSADEVFVKLRVGAGPLRLEEVDAAFTDTDCVVRLPGGRQWGGVFYAEIESSCTKVQARKGGLLQLSLPKKVPLLTWPSLLKKPLGTQELVPGLRCQENGQEPSPVALEPGPEPRRAKQEARNQKRAQGRGEVGAGAGPGAQAGPSAKRAVHLHRGPEGEGSRDGPGPRGDAPQFLAEPATQAEAEEQLRVPPLNPQTCLLGSEENLALLTGKKAVAPRNDPVSPVMARSRDSEKDDRSKEEMAVAADAAALVDGKEPKSMVNLAFVKNDSYEKGPDSVVVHVYVKEICRDTSRVLFREQDFTLIFQTRDGNFLRPHPGCGPHTIFRWQVKLRNLIEPEQCTFCFTASRIDICLRKRQSQRWGGLEAPAARGAVGGAKVAVPTGPTPLDSTPPGGTPHPLTGQEEARAVEKEKPKARSEDTGLDGVAARTPMEHVAPKPEPHLASPKPTCMVPPMPHSPVSGDSVEEEEEEEKKVCLPGFTGLVNLGNTCFMNSVIQSLSNTRELRDFFHDRSFEAEINYNNPLGTGGRLAIGFAVLLRALWKGTHHAFQPSKLKAIVASKASQFTGYAQHDAQEFMAFLLDGLHEDLNRIQNKPYTETVDSDGRPDEVRVGGGGGHVSCTSPSPGLLGSHHSAPQVVAEEAWQRHKMRNDSFIVDLFQGQYKSKLVCPVCAKVSITFDPFLYLPVPLPQKQKVLPIFYFAREPHSKPVKFLVSISKENSSASEVLDSLSQSVHVKPENLRLAEVIKNRFHRVFLPSHSLDTVSPSDTLLCFELLSPELAKERVVVLEVQQRPQVPSVPISKCAACQRKQQSEDEKLKRCTRCYRVGYCNQLCQKTHWPDHKGLCRPENIGYPFLVSVPASRLTYARLAQLLEGYARYSVSVFQPPFQPGRMALESQGPGCNTLLSTSSLEAGDNDRDPVQPPELQMVTPVAEGDTGVPRAWASPDRGPVPSTSGVSSEMLASGPIEVGSLPAGERVSRPEAAVPGYQHPSEAMNSHTPQFFIYRIDASNREQRLEDKGDTPLELGDDCSLALVWRNNERLQEFVLVASKELECAEDPGSAGEAARAGHFTLDQCLNLFTRPEVLAPEEAWYCPQCKQHREASKQLLLWRLPNVLIVQLKRFSFRSFIWRDKINDLVEFPVRNLDLSKFCIGQKEEQLPSYDLYAVINHYGGMIGGHYTACARLPNDRSSQRSDVGWRLFDDSTVTTVDESQVVTRYAYVLFYRRRNSPVERPPRAGHSEHHPDLGPAAESAASQGLGPGQAPDVAPTRTAPERFAPPVDRPAPTYSNMEEVD; encoded by the exons ATGTCTGGTGGGGCCAGCACCACAGGCCCAAGGAGAGGGCCCCCAGGACTGGAGGAGGCCACCAGTAAGAAGAAGCAGAAGGATCCAGCAAACCAGGAGAACAAGGATGGAGATCCTAGGAGAGGTG GGTCAGCATTCACTCGGGAGGAGCCGACCAAAGACG AGTTGTTGCTTGATTGGAGGCAGAGTGCTGATGAGGTGTTTGTCAAGCTGCGTGTGGGAGCCGGTCCCCTGCGGCTGGAGGAGGTAGATGCTGCCTTCACAGACACAGACTGTGTGGTGCGGCTTCCAG GTGGTCGGCAGTGGGGTGGTGTTTTCTATGCTGAGATAGAAAGTTCTTGCACCAAAGTGCAGGCTCGCAAAGGTGGCCTCCTGCAGCTGTCACTGCCCAAGAAGGTGCCTCTGCTCACGTGGCCCTCTCTCCTG AAGAAACCTCTTGGGACCCAGGAGTTGGTGCCAGGGCTGCGGTGCCAGGAGAATGGGCAGGAGCCGTCTCCTGTTGCCCTGGAGCCAGGCCCTGAGCCCCGCCGGGCTAAGCAGGAGGCCCGGAACCAGAAGCGGGCCCAGGGCCGTGGTGAGGTAGGCGCAGGGGCTGGCCCTGGGGCCCAAGCAGGGCCCAGTGCCAAGAGGGCTGTGCATCTCCACAGAGGGCCGGAGGGGGAAGGGTCCAGAGATGGCCCTGGACCCCGGGGTGATGCCCCCCAATTCCTGGCTGAGCCGGCCACCCAG GCTGAGGCTGAGGAACAGCTCCGTGTACCACCACTGAACCCCCAGACCTGCCTCCTGGGCTCAGAGGAGAATCTAGCACTTTTGACAGGAAAGAAGGCAGTAGCCCCCAGGAATGACCCAGTGTCCCCAGTCATGGCCCGGAGCAGAGACTCTGAGAAAGATGATCGTTCCAAAGAGGAGATGGCAGTGGCAGCAGATGCTGCAGCCTTGGTGGATGGtaaag AGCCCAAGTCCATGGTGAACCTGGCATTTGTCAAGAATGACTCGTATGAGAAGGGGCCGGACTCAGTGGTGGTGCACGTGTACGTGAAGGAAATCTGCAGGGACACATCTCGAGTGCTTTTCCGCGAGCAGGACTTCACGCTTATCTTCCAGaccag GGACGGAAACTTCCTGAGACCGCATCCGGGCTGTGGGCCCCACACCATCTTCCGTTGGCAGGTGAAGCTCAG GAACCTGATCGAGCCAGAGCAGTGCACCTTCTGCTTCACGGCCTCTCGCATCGACATCTGCCTCCGCAAGCGGCAGAGTCAGCGCTGGGGGGGTCTGGAGGCCCCAGCTGCACGAG GTGCAGTGGGTGGTGCAAAGGTAGCCGTGCCGACAGGTCCAACCCCTCTGGATTCAACCCCACCGGGAGgtaccccccaccccctgacaGGCCAGGAGGAAGCCCGGGCTGTGGAGAAGGAGAAACCCAAGGCTCGATCTGAGGACACAGGCCTAGATGGTGTGGCAGCCCGCACCCCCATGGAGCATGTAGCCCCAAAGCCAGAGCCACACCTGGCATCG CCCAAGCCCACATGTATGGTGCCTCCAATGCCCCACAGCCCGGTGAGTGGAGACAgcgtggaggaagaggaggaggaagagaagaaggtgTGTCTGCCGGGCTTCACTGGCCTTGTCAATCTAGGCAACACCTGTTTCATGAACAGCGTCATCCAGTCTCTGTCCAATACTCGGGAGCTGCGGGACTTCTTCCACG ACCGCTCCTTTGAGGCCGAGATCAACTACAACAACCCACTGGGGACTGGTGGGCGTCTGGCCATCGGCTTTGCTGTGCTGCTCCGGGCGCTGTGGAAGGGAACCCACCATGCCTTCCAGCCCTCCAAGTTGAAG GCCATTGTGGCGAGCAAGGCCAGCCAGTTCACAGGCTATGCACAGCACGATGCCCAGGAGTTCATGGCTTTCCTGCTGGATGGACTGCACGAGGACTTGAACCGTATTCAGAATAAGCCCTACACGGAGACCGTGGACTCAGATGGGCGACCTGATGAGGTCAGAGTTGGGGGCGGAGGTGGGCATGTCTCATGCACGTCCCCGTCCCCAGGTCTCCTCGGTTCTCACCACTCTGCTCCTCAGGTGGTAGCTGAGGAAGCCTGGCAGCGGCACAAGATGAGGAATGACTCTTTCATCGTGGACCTATTTCAGGGACAGTACAAGTCGAAGCTGGTGTGCCCCGTGTGCGCAAAG GTCTCCATCACTTTTGACCCGTTCCTGTACCTGCCGGTGCCCTTGCCACAGAAGCAAAAGGTTCTCCCCATCTTCTATTTTGCCCGGGAGCCCCACAGCAAGCCCGTCAAG TTTCTGGTGAGCATCAGCAAGGAGAACTCCAGTGCAAGTGAAGTGTTGGACTCCCTGTCTCAGAGTGTCCACGTGAAGCCTGAGAACCTGCGTCTGGCTGAG GTGATTAAGAATCGCTTCCACCGTGTGTTTTTGCCCTCCCACTCACTGGACACTGTGTCACCTTCCGACACACTCCTCTGCTTCGAGCTCCTATCCCCAGAGTTGGCTAAGGAGCGGGTGGTGGTGCTAGAGGTGCAGCAG CGCCCCCAGGTGCCCAGCGTCCCCATCTCCAAGTGTGCAGCCTGCCAGCGGAAGCAGCAGTCAGAGGATGAGAAGCTGAAGCGCTGTACCCGTTGCTACCGCGTGGGCTACTGCAACCA gCTCTGTCAGAAAACCCACTGGCCTGACCATAAGGGCCTCTGCCGCCCTGAGAACATTGGCTACCCCTTCCTGGTCAGTGTACCTGCCTCACGCCTCACTTATGCCCGTCTTGCTCAGCTGCTAGAGGGATATGCCCG GTACTCTGTGAGTGTGTTCCAGCCACCCTTCCAGCCTGGCCGCATGGCCTTGGAGTCCCAGGGCCCTGGCTGCAACACACTGCTGTCCACTAGCTCCCTGGAGGCTGGGGACAATGACAGGGACCCTGTTCAGCCACCGGAGCTCCAGATGGTGACCCCTGTGGCTGAGGGGGACACAGGGGTCCCCCGGGCCTGGGCATCCCCTGATCGGGGCCCTGTGCCCAGCACCAGTGGAGTTTCTTCTGAGATGCTGGCCAGCGGGCCCATTGAAGTTGGCTCCTTGCCTGCTGGTGAGAGGGTGTCCCGGCCTGAAG CTGCTGTGCCCGGGTACCAACACCCAAGTGAAGCCATGAATTCCCACACACCCCAGTTCTTTATCTATAGAATTGATGCATCCAACCGAGAGCAGCGGCTAGAGGACAAAG GAGACACCCCACTAGAGCTGGGTGATGACTGCAGCCTGGCTCTAGTCTGGCGGAACAATGAGCGCCTGCAGGAGTTTGTGTTGGTAGCCTCCAAGGAGCTGGAATGTGCTGAGGATCCAGGCTCTGCTGGTGAGGCTGCCCGTGCTGGCCACTTCACTCTGGACCAGTGTCTGAACCTCTTTACGCGGCCTGAGGTGCTGGCACCTGAGGAGGCTTG GTACTGCCCGCAGTGCAAACAACACCGCGAGGCCTCCAAGCAGCTGTTGTTGTGGCGCCTGCCGAATGTGCTCATCGTGCAGCTCAAGCGCTTCTCCTTTCGCAGTTTCATCTGGCGTGACAAGATCAATGACTTGGTGGAGTTCCCTGTTCG GAACCTGGACCTGAGCAAGTTCTGTATCGGTCAGAAAGAGGAGCAGCTGCCCAGCTATGACCTGTACGCTGTCATCAACCACTATGGAGGCATGATCGGTGGCCACTACACTGCCTGTGCACGCCTGCCCAATGATCGCAGCAGCCAGCGCAGCGACGTGG GCTGGCGCTTGTTTGATGACAGCACGGTGACAACGGTAGACGAGAGCCAGGTCGTGACGCGTTATGCCTATGTACTCTTCTACCGCCGGCGGAACTCTCCTGTGGAGAGGCCCCCCCGGGCAGGTCACTCTGAACACCACCCAGACCTAGGCCCTGCAGCTGAGTCTGCTGCCAGCCAG GGACTAGGCCCTGGCCAGGCCCCTGACGTGGCCCCCACGCGGACAGCCCCTGAACGCTTCGCCCCCCCTGTGGACCGCCCAGCCCCCACCTACAGCAACATGGAGGAGGTCGATTAG
- the USP19 gene encoding ubiquitin carboxyl-terminal hydrolase 19 isoform X8, which translates to MSGGASTTGPRRGPPGLEEATSKKKQKDPANQENKDGDPRRGGSAFTREEPTKDELLLDWRQSADEVFVKLRVGAGPLRLEEVDAAFTDTDCVVRLPGGRQWGGVFYAEIESSCTKVQARKGGLLQLSLPKKVPLLTWPSLLKPLGTQELVPGLRCQENGQEPSPVALEPGPEPRRAKQEARNQKRAQGRGEVGAGAGPGAQAGPSAKRAVHLHRGPEGEGSRDGPGPRGDAPQFLAEPATQAEAEEQLRVPPLNPQTCLLGSEENLALLTGKKAVAPRNDPVSPVMARSRDSEKDDRSKEEMAVAADAAALVDEPKSMVNLAFVKNDSYEKGPDSVVVHVYVKEICRDTSRVLFREQDFTLIFQTRDGNFLRPHPGCGPHTIFRWQVKLRNLIEPEQCTFCFTASRIDICLRKRQSQRWGGLEAPAARVGGAKVAVPTGPTPLDSTPPGGTPHPLTGQEEARAVEKEKPKARSEDTGLDGVAARTPMEHVAPKPEPHLASPKPTCMVPPMPHSPVSGDSVEEEEEEEKKVCLPGFTGLVNLGNTCFMNSVIQSLSNTRELRDFFHDRSFEAEINYNNPLGTGGRLAIGFAVLLRALWKGTHHAFQPSKLKAIVASKASQFTGYAQHDAQEFMAFLLDGLHEDLNRIQNKPYTETVDSDGRPDEVVAEEAWQRHKMRNDSFIVDLFQGQYKSKLVCPVCAKVSITFDPFLYLPVPLPQKQKVLPIFYFAREPHSKPVKFLVSISKENSSASEVLDSLSQSVHVKPENLRLAEVIKNRFHRVFLPSHSLDTVSPSDTLLCFELLSPELAKERVVVLEVQQRPQVPSVPISKCAACQRKQQSEDEKLKRCTRCYRVGYCNQLCQKTHWPDHKGLCRPENIGYPFLVSVPASRLTYARLAQLLEGYARYSVSVFQPPFQPGRMALESQGPGCNTLLSTSSLEAGDNDRDPVQPPELQMVTPVAEGDTGVPRAWASPDRGPVPSTSGVSSEMLASGPIEVGSLPAGERVSRPEAAVPGYQHPSEAMNSHTPQFFIYRIDASNREQRLEDKGDTPLELGDDCSLALVWRNNERLQEFVLVASKELECAEDPGSAGEAARAGHFTLDQCLNLFTRPEVLAPEEAWYCPQCKQHREASKQLLLWRLPNVLIVQLKRFSFRSFIWRDKINDLVEFPVRNLDLSKFCIGQKEEQLPSYDLYAVINHYGGMIGGHYTACARLPNDRSSQRSDVGWRLFDDSTVTTVDESQVVTRYAYVLFYRRRNSPVERPPRAGHSEHHPDLGPAAESAASQGLGPGQAPDVAPTRTAPERFAPPVDRPAPTYSNMEEVD; encoded by the exons ATGTCTGGTGGGGCCAGCACCACAGGCCCAAGGAGAGGGCCCCCAGGACTGGAGGAGGCCACCAGTAAGAAGAAGCAGAAGGATCCAGCAAACCAGGAGAACAAGGATGGAGATCCTAGGAGAGGTG GGTCAGCATTCACTCGGGAGGAGCCGACCAAAGACG AGTTGTTGCTTGATTGGAGGCAGAGTGCTGATGAGGTGTTTGTCAAGCTGCGTGTGGGAGCCGGTCCCCTGCGGCTGGAGGAGGTAGATGCTGCCTTCACAGACACAGACTGTGTGGTGCGGCTTCCAG GTGGTCGGCAGTGGGGTGGTGTTTTCTATGCTGAGATAGAAAGTTCTTGCACCAAAGTGCAGGCTCGCAAAGGTGGCCTCCTGCAGCTGTCACTGCCCAAGAAGGTGCCTCTGCTCACGTGGCCCTCTCTCCTG AAACCTCTTGGGACCCAGGAGTTGGTGCCAGGGCTGCGGTGCCAGGAGAATGGGCAGGAGCCGTCTCCTGTTGCCCTGGAGCCAGGCCCTGAGCCCCGCCGGGCTAAGCAGGAGGCCCGGAACCAGAAGCGGGCCCAGGGCCGTGGTGAGGTAGGCGCAGGGGCTGGCCCTGGGGCCCAAGCAGGGCCCAGTGCCAAGAGGGCTGTGCATCTCCACAGAGGGCCGGAGGGGGAAGGGTCCAGAGATGGCCCTGGACCCCGGGGTGATGCCCCCCAATTCCTGGCTGAGCCGGCCACCCAG GCTGAGGCTGAGGAACAGCTCCGTGTACCACCACTGAACCCCCAGACCTGCCTCCTGGGCTCAGAGGAGAATCTAGCACTTTTGACAGGAAAGAAGGCAGTAGCCCCCAGGAATGACCCAGTGTCCCCAGTCATGGCCCGGAGCAGAGACTCTGAGAAAGATGATCGTTCCAAAGAGGAGATGGCAGTGGCAGCAGATGCTGCAGCCTTGGTGGATG AGCCCAAGTCCATGGTGAACCTGGCATTTGTCAAGAATGACTCGTATGAGAAGGGGCCGGACTCAGTGGTGGTGCACGTGTACGTGAAGGAAATCTGCAGGGACACATCTCGAGTGCTTTTCCGCGAGCAGGACTTCACGCTTATCTTCCAGaccag GGACGGAAACTTCCTGAGACCGCATCCGGGCTGTGGGCCCCACACCATCTTCCGTTGGCAGGTGAAGCTCAG GAACCTGATCGAGCCAGAGCAGTGCACCTTCTGCTTCACGGCCTCTCGCATCGACATCTGCCTCCGCAAGCGGCAGAGTCAGCGCTGGGGGGGTCTGGAGGCCCCAGCTGCACGAG TGGGTGGTGCAAAGGTAGCCGTGCCGACAGGTCCAACCCCTCTGGATTCAACCCCACCGGGAGgtaccccccaccccctgacaGGCCAGGAGGAAGCCCGGGCTGTGGAGAAGGAGAAACCCAAGGCTCGATCTGAGGACACAGGCCTAGATGGTGTGGCAGCCCGCACCCCCATGGAGCATGTAGCCCCAAAGCCAGAGCCACACCTGGCATCG CCCAAGCCCACATGTATGGTGCCTCCAATGCCCCACAGCCCGGTGAGTGGAGACAgcgtggaggaagaggaggaggaagagaagaaggtgTGTCTGCCGGGCTTCACTGGCCTTGTCAATCTAGGCAACACCTGTTTCATGAACAGCGTCATCCAGTCTCTGTCCAATACTCGGGAGCTGCGGGACTTCTTCCACG ACCGCTCCTTTGAGGCCGAGATCAACTACAACAACCCACTGGGGACTGGTGGGCGTCTGGCCATCGGCTTTGCTGTGCTGCTCCGGGCGCTGTGGAAGGGAACCCACCATGCCTTCCAGCCCTCCAAGTTGAAG GCCATTGTGGCGAGCAAGGCCAGCCAGTTCACAGGCTATGCACAGCACGATGCCCAGGAGTTCATGGCTTTCCTGCTGGATGGACTGCACGAGGACTTGAACCGTATTCAGAATAAGCCCTACACGGAGACCGTGGACTCAGATGGGCGACCTGATGAG GTGGTAGCTGAGGAAGCCTGGCAGCGGCACAAGATGAGGAATGACTCTTTCATCGTGGACCTATTTCAGGGACAGTACAAGTCGAAGCTGGTGTGCCCCGTGTGCGCAAAG GTCTCCATCACTTTTGACCCGTTCCTGTACCTGCCGGTGCCCTTGCCACAGAAGCAAAAGGTTCTCCCCATCTTCTATTTTGCCCGGGAGCCCCACAGCAAGCCCGTCAAG TTTCTGGTGAGCATCAGCAAGGAGAACTCCAGTGCAAGTGAAGTGTTGGACTCCCTGTCTCAGAGTGTCCACGTGAAGCCTGAGAACCTGCGTCTGGCTGAG GTGATTAAGAATCGCTTCCACCGTGTGTTTTTGCCCTCCCACTCACTGGACACTGTGTCACCTTCCGACACACTCCTCTGCTTCGAGCTCCTATCCCCAGAGTTGGCTAAGGAGCGGGTGGTGGTGCTAGAGGTGCAGCAG CGCCCCCAGGTGCCCAGCGTCCCCATCTCCAAGTGTGCAGCCTGCCAGCGGAAGCAGCAGTCAGAGGATGAGAAGCTGAAGCGCTGTACCCGTTGCTACCGCGTGGGCTACTGCAACCA gCTCTGTCAGAAAACCCACTGGCCTGACCATAAGGGCCTCTGCCGCCCTGAGAACATTGGCTACCCCTTCCTGGTCAGTGTACCTGCCTCACGCCTCACTTATGCCCGTCTTGCTCAGCTGCTAGAGGGATATGCCCG GTACTCTGTGAGTGTGTTCCAGCCACCCTTCCAGCCTGGCCGCATGGCCTTGGAGTCCCAGGGCCCTGGCTGCAACACACTGCTGTCCACTAGCTCCCTGGAGGCTGGGGACAATGACAGGGACCCTGTTCAGCCACCGGAGCTCCAGATGGTGACCCCTGTGGCTGAGGGGGACACAGGGGTCCCCCGGGCCTGGGCATCCCCTGATCGGGGCCCTGTGCCCAGCACCAGTGGAGTTTCTTCTGAGATGCTGGCCAGCGGGCCCATTGAAGTTGGCTCCTTGCCTGCTGGTGAGAGGGTGTCCCGGCCTGAAG CTGCTGTGCCCGGGTACCAACACCCAAGTGAAGCCATGAATTCCCACACACCCCAGTTCTTTATCTATAGAATTGATGCATCCAACCGAGAGCAGCGGCTAGAGGACAAAG GAGACACCCCACTAGAGCTGGGTGATGACTGCAGCCTGGCTCTAGTCTGGCGGAACAATGAGCGCCTGCAGGAGTTTGTGTTGGTAGCCTCCAAGGAGCTGGAATGTGCTGAGGATCCAGGCTCTGCTGGTGAGGCTGCCCGTGCTGGCCACTTCACTCTGGACCAGTGTCTGAACCTCTTTACGCGGCCTGAGGTGCTGGCACCTGAGGAGGCTTG GTACTGCCCGCAGTGCAAACAACACCGCGAGGCCTCCAAGCAGCTGTTGTTGTGGCGCCTGCCGAATGTGCTCATCGTGCAGCTCAAGCGCTTCTCCTTTCGCAGTTTCATCTGGCGTGACAAGATCAATGACTTGGTGGAGTTCCCTGTTCG GAACCTGGACCTGAGCAAGTTCTGTATCGGTCAGAAAGAGGAGCAGCTGCCCAGCTATGACCTGTACGCTGTCATCAACCACTATGGAGGCATGATCGGTGGCCACTACACTGCCTGTGCACGCCTGCCCAATGATCGCAGCAGCCAGCGCAGCGACGTGG GCTGGCGCTTGTTTGATGACAGCACGGTGACAACGGTAGACGAGAGCCAGGTCGTGACGCGTTATGCCTATGTACTCTTCTACCGCCGGCGGAACTCTCCTGTGGAGAGGCCCCCCCGGGCAGGTCACTCTGAACACCACCCAGACCTAGGCCCTGCAGCTGAGTCTGCTGCCAGCCAG GGACTAGGCCCTGGCCAGGCCCCTGACGTGGCCCCCACGCGGACAGCCCCTGAACGCTTCGCCCCCCCTGTGGACCGCCCAGCCCCCACCTACAGCAACATGGAGGAGGTCGATTAG